A genome region from Lytechinus pictus isolate F3 Inbred chromosome 14, Lp3.0, whole genome shotgun sequence includes the following:
- the LOC129275649 gene encoding toll-like receptor 3: MCNVCFLWVVIVVLPTLVGGNGLQPNQTGIPCSYERSDEGLRIKCSHRSLTAIPGNLTKDATVFELNDNLLSKLSNRSFNGLPNLVSLNLQSNKVGDNIEKGAFCSLPKLNAIQLSNNGITSVPSDLFSKNRRLQKVNLANNKLESFPIDVLESLDTLQFVDVSDNLITNLHFQGLKTKNVSLFFNANRLSVLHEDDFLPLNDTRIEFLSFAANNLSSLQSKIFSHLSGVRKLALSANHFRNFSLLPFIGMTSLWKLTMENNDISTILPLASSFNETHLLPPVKVLYLEGNNIHTMPSGAFRGLNKLTELDIHQSRIKILQNDTFEGLDSLEILDLTGNPISYVASDMFNSFCPKLRSLILPTNHLSQLNPTQFAGIETLGRLNVARGLIRYIVIRPAGWSLPALQSLDISNNRISRLNKHSFYGMTNLTVLNISKNPINILENSIFASNDKLQILRLEHLQGFGSVWTPFTNLQNLNSLHLSHTPITQLTYKVFTGISNLHTLKMDDCALSCVSFWDPKMNVSVLSNLSTLKDLSLKDNNLNNLLPGTFRGLQSLEGLEMQSSNIKSLHEGIFMNLTTLVDLKLDGNSIKELTSQHFKELTSLKIISVKRNEIKEIPVDLFSGNPNLNHLTISHNHLTTIKEGTFLPKIALDVSYNPFSCICDLKWFVDWINMRTVDTLNPDQTNCSQASLAKFKNKPILTFDPSRVCGPKVVVYIISTFVIVTCIVMIIVAYQRRWLINYKCFHFKLLFIGKTGDCDPRNRLDYENDFNLVFDDDDEKWVREVLKPGIEERLLNFDRIVCGDDDLPLGMFYIDAITEVIENSFKTILIVSNRAVDNHGFISKLRLAVDHMNEVQLEKTILVFKEDIPDDHLPYLVRLFLSKNKPHLRWSEDEYGQRLMWEKLVQELEWNKKMNDVLPI; this comes from the coding sequence ATGTGTAACGTATGCTTCTTATGGGTAGTAATTGTGGTGCTACCAACGTTGGTCGGTGGCAATGGTCTTCAACCAAATCAAACAGGAATACCGTGCAGTTACGAGCGATCTGATGAGGGTTTGAGGATCAAGTGCTCCCATCGATCTCTAACAGCAATACCAGGTAACTTGACTAAAGACGCCACTGTTTTCGAGTTGAATGACAACCTCCTGTCCAAGCTGAGTAACAGATCATTCAACGGTCTTCCAAACTTAGTTTCCTTGAATCTCCAGTCCAATAAAGTGGGTGACAACATAGAGAAAGGGGCGTTTTGTTCGCTACCTAAGTTGAATGCCATACAACTTTCCAATAATGGTATCACGTCTGTACCTTCCGATCTCTTCTCGAAGAATAGGAGGCTACAGAAAGTCAATTTGGCGAATAACAAACTAGAATCTTTTCCAATCGATGTCTTGGAGTCTCTGGACACGTTACAATTTGTAGATGTGTCAGACAACCTCATCACGAATCTGCACTTTCAAGGCTTAAAGACCAAAAATGTTTCGCTGTTTTTCAATGCAAACAGACTCTCAGTGCTTCACGAAGATGATTTTCTGCCTCTTAATGATACTCGTATTGAATTTCTTTCATTCGCTGCTAATAATCTTTCATCTCTACAATCCAAGATATTTAGCCACCTTTCTGGTGTCCGAAAGCTGGCTTTGAGTGCCAACCATTTCCGAAACTTCAGTTTACTTCCTTTCATCGGAATGACATCTTTATGGAAACTCACAATGGAGAATAATGACATTTCAACAATACTACCCTTAGCTTCATCCTTTAACGAAACACATCTATTGCCTCCAGTGAAAGTTCTTTACCTAGAAGGCAACAACATACATACAATGCCTTCAGGTGCCTTCCGGGGACTGAACAAACTAACAGAACTAGATATACACCAAAGTCGTATCAAAATACTCCAAAACGACACATTTGAAGGCCTGGATTCTTTAGAAATTTTGGACCTAACTGGTAATCCGATTTCATATGTGGCAAGTGATATGTTCAATTCATTTTGTCCAAAGCTTCGCTCTTTGATCCTGCCCACCAACCATCTGTCTCAACTCAACCCGACACAGTTTGCCGGGATTGAGACGCTAGGTAGACTGAACGTAGCGAGGGGTCTGATTCGGTATATAGTAATAAGACCTGCCGGCTGGAGTCTGCCAGCCCTGCAGTCATTGGACATCTCCAACAACAGGATATCTAGGCTTAACAAGCACTCCTTCTACGGAATGACAAACCTAACTGTTCTCAACATTTCGAAAAACCCTATTAACATTCTTGAGAACTCGATCTTTGCCAGCAACGATAAACTCCAAATCTTACGCTTGGAACATCTCCAGGGCTTTGGCTCAGTGTGGACCCCTTTTACAAATCTCCAAAATTTAAATTCCTTGCACTTATCTCATACTCCAATAACACAACTAACATACAAGGTATTCACGGGCATATCCAACCTTCACACTTTAAAAATGGATGACTGTGCTTTATCCTGTGTCAGCTTCTGGGACCCCAAAATGAATGTTTCTGTCTTATCAAACCTTTCCACATTGAAGGACCTTTCCCTCAAAGACAACAACCTGAATAATTTATTACCAGGAACATTCCGTGGACTTCAAAGCCTAGAGGGCTTAGAAATGCAAAGTAGCAATATAAAGAGCCTCCATGAGGGCATCTTCATGAATCTTACAACCTTGGTGGACCTAAAATTGGACGGTAACTCGATCAAGGAATTGACGTCCCAACACTTCAAAGAACTAActtcattgaaaataatatctgtcaaaagaaatgaaatcaagGAGATACCTGTAGATTTATTCAGTGGAAACCCAAATCTAAACCACCTGACTATCTCACACAACCATTTAACAACGATTAAAGAAGGTACATTCCTTCCGAAGATAGCTCTCGACGTGTCTTACAATCCATTCAGTTGTATCTGTGATTTGAAGTGGTTTGTTGATTGGATAAACATGAGGACAGTTGATACTCTCAACCCAGATCAGACCAACTGCTCTCAGGCTTCACTGGCCAAATTCAAGAATAAACCCATCCTAACGTTTGACCCAAGCAGAGTCTGTGGACCTAAAGTAGTTGTTTATATCATCTCAACATTCGTTATTGTTACCTGTATAGTTATGATCATCGTTGCATACCAGCGACGATGGTTGATCAATTACAAATGTTTCCACTTTAAGTTATTATTCATTGGCAAGACTGGTGACTGCGACCCACGCAACAGGCTCGATTACGAGAACGACTTCAATCTCGTGTTCGACGATGACGATGAGAAATGGGTCAGGGAAGTATTGAAGCCAGGAATTGAAGAGAGGCTGCTTAATTTCGACAGGATTGTTTGCGGAGATGACGATCTTCCGCTTGGCATGTTCTACATCGATGCCATAACTGAAGTCAttgaaaatagttttaaaacGATCCTCATCGTGAGTAATCGCGCGGTGGACAATCACGGTTTCATCAGCAAGCTTCGCCTCGCCGTCGATCATATGAACGAGGTCCAGCTGGAAAAGACTATTCTCGTATTCAAGGAGGATATACCTGATGATCATTTGCCATATCTAGTCCGTCTATTCCTAAGCAAGAATAAACCCCACTTACGATGGTCAGAAGATGAATACGGACAGAGACTCATGTGGGAGAAACTTGTCCAAGAACTGGAATGGAACAAGAAGATGAATGATGTATTACCTATataa